GTCTGCGGCGGCATCGGCACGCCGGGAACAATCGCGGTCGCTCCGGAGGGTCTGACGCTCGCCTTCAATCCAACGGCAAAGGATGCGCCGCTAGATGTTTTAGTGAAGTGCGTAGGTATCCAAAAAGAGTTCGTCACCGGTCAGTATAGTCTGGCCGCAACCGTTACTGCCCGCGGCCAGGCGGCTGCACTCGGTCGGTCCATTGAGGGGCACGTGGAGCTCAGTGCGAAGAGTGGGCGCATCTACGGAATGGGGCTGACCGCGAAAGTGCTCTCCGTATTGAATGTCGCCACCGGCGCCCTGAGAAATCTCCCGGACCTCGCGAAGGAGGGGCTGCCGTACGAGAGCATCACGATAAAGGGCGATCTAAAGGGCGGGAGGCTCTTGCTGACTGAGGCAATCTTGGACGGACCCTCGGTGAAGTGGGCCGGCGAAGGGTCCGTGGACATAGTCGCCAGGACCTTAGACCTCACCCTGCTGGTAGCGCCGCTGACAACGGTGGACTTCGTCGTCAGCCGCGTCCCCGTCATCGGCGGGCTACTTGGAGGCAGCCTGGTGTCCATTCCGGTCAAGGTGACCGGCAACCTTGACGATCCACAGGTCACCCCGCTTGCACCCTCAGCGGTGGGAAAAGGGCTGTTGGGTATCATGACGAGAACGCTCAAGCTCCCCATCACGCTGATTCAGCCCTTGCTGCCGGAACGGTGATAGGCCCCGCCTCGCATGCCCAACCGGTCACCCGCATTCTTCTTGGCGATTCGTCAAACCCACTTGCGTCTGCAGCGACAACCCGGCAAGGTTCTTACTCCGACAACTTTGATTAAGGAATGTGCCAGTGGACAACCTCGACGAGGAATCTGTTGCCCTCCACGCACGGCTGCACGGCAAGCTGGAGGTGAAAAGCAAAGTTGCGCTCAAGACGCGCAAGGATCTGAGCCTGGCCTACACACCGGGCGTGGCGCAGGTGTGCCTGGAGATCGCCAAGACGCCCGCCCGGGTCTTCGAGTTGACGATCAAGCGTAACACCGTGGCCGTGGTCTCCGACGGCTCAGCCATTCTCGGTCTCGGCAACTTGGGGGCCATGGCTGCGCTGCCGGTCATGGAAGGCAAAGCGGTGCTGTTCAAGGAGTTCGCCAACGTCGATGCCTTTCCGATCTGTCTCGACACCCAGGACCCCGACGAGATCGTCAACATCGTGCGCGCCATCGCGCCGGTGTTCGGCGGGATCAACTTGGAGGACATCTCGGCGCCGCGCTGCTTCGACATCGAAGCGCAGCTCCAGGATCTCGGCATCCCGGTCTTCCACGACGATCAGCACGGGACCGCGATCGTCGTGCTCGCGGCCTTACTCAATGCCGTCAAGGTAACCGGAAAGAACCTGGGCGAATGCACGCTGGTATTCAGCGGCAGTGGCGCAGCAGCCATGGCGTGTGCGCGGCTCGTTCGCAGCTATGGAGCCAGCGGCATGTGCCCGATGATTGGCGACATCATCCTCTGCGATTCGAAGGGCATCGTACATCGCGGCCGCACCGACTTGAACCCGCACAAGCGTGAGCTCGCCGAGCGCACCAACCGTACCGGACGCGTCGGCGGGCTCAATGAAGCACTGCGCGGCGCCGACATCTTCATTGGGCTCTCGCAGCCGAAGCTGGTCACGCCGGCGATGGTGCGAACCATGAACCAACACCCGATCGTGTTCGCCATGGCCAACCCCATCCCGGAGATCATGCCCGATGCCGCCCGCGAGGGCGGCGCCATTGTCGTCGGCACTGGACGGAGTGACTATTCGAATCAGATCAACAACGTGCTGGCGTTCCCGGGTGTGTTTCGCGGCGCCCTCGATGCGGCGGCGACGGTGATCAACGAAGACATGAAAGCCGCTGCGGCCGAAGCGTTGGCGGCGGCGGTGATCGAGCCCACGCCCGAACGCATTCTGCCCGACCCGCTGGACAAGGCGCTCGCGTACCGCATTGGCGACGCCGTTGCCGCCGCCGCCCGGCGCACCGGCGTGTGCCGCGCGGAGCGGCCGCGTCTCCGGGAAGATCCCGCCGCACGGCTGTCGGTGGCACCAACGGGTTGAGCGCGGACCCCGCTCACTCCGGCCCTGCATGGGCCGCGGACGAAGTCGCTCGGAAATCGTTACCGTCGCCCGCGGCGAGGACGAGCTTGGTTGTGTCGAACCGTCCGTGTCACCGGCTAGAAGCGTTCTTTTGTTTCAGGTCGCGATGCTTCGACTGTGGAGATTTGTCGCCCACGCATGCCTCCGTTCGATGGCGAAGGGTGGCCGTCGGCCGCCAGTCACGGCCAGATCAGCTACCTTAATCAGCACACCCGGGTCCGGCGGTGGACCCCTTGTGCCCGGAAGCGATTACGCAACACAGTACAAGAAGCAATAACCAGAACTCTCAAGCGTGAAGGAACGACGAGGTGTTGGATCATGCCGCATGAGGCGTCACAGACAGCTTTGCGTCACCTGCGGCAGAACCAACGCGACAATCAGGCAGGGCTCATGAGCAGCCGTACAGCCTCGGCCGCAGGAACGACACTGTGGATCGAGCCTGCCGTCTCGCCGGCGTACAACGGCGCCACCTCGAGCACGCTCTCCGGGTGCCCGATCAGCGGAGCGGTAGGTCCATAGAGCGGGAGCGAAAGGCGCTGCCGCGGCGTCGTGAGCGCACCGGCATCCACCGGCATGAGCTTGCCCACGAGGCGGCTCACCTGATGCACCTGCCGGGCCCACCACGGACCTCGTGCATCATGCGCGCACCAGCGCTCGGTCGCCGCGTTGGGAACCACGCGGTGACGCGCCGGCCAGCCCAGGCCGAACAGCTCGGTCTCGAGCGTCCGCGTCGCGCCCAGCACTCTGCGCTTATACGCAGGGTGGGCTCGGCATTCGTCGGTCAGCAGGAACCGGGTCCCCGCCACAGCTCCCGCGGCGCCGGCACGCAGCGCAGCCTGCACGTCGGCAGCCGTCGCAATGCCGCCGGCAAGGAAGACGGGCTTGCCCTCGGCGACTTCGAGCGCCTTGCGCAGAAACTCGTGCCCCGGCTCGACACCGAGCAGATGCCCGCCCGCTTCGCGTCCCTGCGCGATGAGGCCGTCGGCTCCGTCGGCCAGCGCGCGCCGCGCTTCGGCCACGGTGCCGACCTGGTGAAACACGGCGATCCCTGAGGCACGAAACTGCCGCACGATTTCCCGATCAAAGCCGAAGAAGAGCACCGCAACGGCCGCCTTGCCTTGGATGCAAGCGGCGACGTGCTGGCGGCGCGTGAATGGGAGCAGCAGGTTCACGGCGATCGGCTTGCCGGGCGCGAGCTGGCGCGCCCGCTGCAATTCATCGAGCATCCGCCCCGGTGAACGGATGCCGATGGTTCCCAGGGCGCCGGCACCGGATACCGCCGCCGCCAGATCGGCCGTGGAGAGCCCGCCACCCAAACCCGCCTGGAACAGCGGGTGCTCGAGACCCAAGCGGTCAAGGATGTCCATAGGCTGCTTCTATCACCGAGCCCATTCCAATCCAAAGCTGCTCGTCCATGTTGGCTGCCGAGCCGATCCCGCCAGAGTTGGCTTGCTGCTGGCGCTCACAGGCTGTCGACGCGGAGAGGTGCTGGCATTGCGATGGGAAGACGTCGACCTTGAGGGCGGAGTGTTGCGACTGCCCGACGCCAAGGCGGGCGCCCGCACAGTCGCGCTGGGTGCGTCAGCCGCTACCCTACTGGCCGAGTTGCCACGCAACGGCAAGCATGTCGTTCACAGTGCATTTTCATCGGACCGGCCGCTGTCCTGCTCGGCGCTGGAAGACGCATGGGACCGCATTCGTACAAGCGCCAAGATTCCCGACGCGCGGCTGCACGACCTGCGTCACACCGTCGGGACCTACGGCGGGCAAGCTGGGCTGAACGCGTTCATGGTGCGTGACCTGCTCGGACACAAAACGCTGGCGATGACCGGGCGCTATGTGCAGCGCGACTTGATCCGCTGCGGGCCGCCGCAGATCAAGTCGCAGGACGGATCGCCGCCGCGATGAGCAGCGATATTGAGACGGAACCGCAAGGCAACAAAAGCAGCTAAGGGAAGGAGGCCCACGCCACACACGGCTGATTTCCCCATGGTTTCCCGCATTCGGTGCACTCTGACGAAAGAGTGGCGGGCGTGGTGTTTTGGAGCGCTGCTTTTTCGGACGTGCCCGGTTCCCGGAAATCGTCGAACAACGCTGCTGGCCTCAGCGCTTTTCGCCAAAAGGACGGCCGGGCACACCAGGCCTTAGCAGATAAAATTACATGGATTTGCCTGGTGCCCTAGGTAGGCAGGTTGATTATTTGAGTGGTGGGGGGATGCCTGGGAGGATATGGAGAGGGGGGGAAGATCGCCTCGTGCCCTTAGCCTCCCTATTCCTTGAGCGTCGCGCTCTCTTTCCTCACGCTGTGACTGATGGCGCAGTAGCGGTTGCAGCGACTCATCCGCTGTCGCAGCCGGTCACAACTTTCCCAGAAACGCCTCAAGTCTCCCGGCTGCACGAGTTGAAAGGCAGGGAATCCAGGATAGAAACACAGCCGCGTACGTCCCCATAAGTCCACCATGATGTTTCGCTCATAGGAATTGCAGATATGCTCTTCTGTTCCCTTCCCTCTTCGCCACCCCAAGCGTATCCACCCGTTTTTTCGGATCGAGCGATGATACATCTTGACCTGCTCCAGCCACACGGGGTTGATGCGCAGACCATATTTCTCGTCGCATACGCGAATGATCCGCGCGAGTTCCTCCTCGTCTCGTATGACGTTTTGATCGAAAAACCGATCCTGATACCACGCGGTCGGCGGCCCGAAGGTTGGCTGGAGGAAGTTCAGCTTCAGCTTATCCGCACCGATATCGTTCAATACAAAGTCGTAGAACGCATTAAGATCCCGGTAGTTGCGTTCACAGATGACAGCCATGGCAAGTATCTTGGGGCCACGACCGTTCCGGCTTCGCGATTCCAAGAGCAATCTCAGGGCACCCACGGCCTTGTCGAAAGAACCCACAACGCCGCGCGTTTCATCGTGTACCTCCGGGTGATGACTGTTCAAGCTTACCGTGATCTCCGTAGGCCCCTCCTCGATCATGCGATCGGCCATCTCCGTCGTTGTGAGCCTCGTCCCGTTGATGACCGAAAAGCAGCGCAGGCCGCTTTCCGCGCACTTGGACGTCACGGCAAAATACCGGTCGGGGTCCAGCATACTCTCCCCGCCGCAGATGACGACTGCCCCTTTGTCGTTCATC
Above is a genomic segment from Candidatus Binatia bacterium containing:
- a CDS encoding NADP-dependent malic enzyme; this translates as MDNLDEESVALHARLHGKLEVKSKVALKTRKDLSLAYTPGVAQVCLEIAKTPARVFELTIKRNTVAVVSDGSAILGLGNLGAMAALPVMEGKAVLFKEFANVDAFPICLDTQDPDEIVNIVRAIAPVFGGINLEDISAPRCFDIEAQLQDLGIPVFHDDQHGTAIVVLAALLNAVKVTGKNLGECTLVFSGSGAAAMACARLVRSYGASGMCPMIGDIILCDSKGIVHRGRTDLNPHKRELAERTNRTGRVGGLNEALRGADIFIGLSQPKLVTPAMVRTMNQHPIVFAMANPIPEIMPDAAREGGAIVVGTGRSDYSNQINNVLAFPGVFRGALDAAATVINEDMKAAAAEALAAAVIEPTPERILPDPLDKALAYRIGDAVAAAARRTGVCRAERPRLREDPAARLSVAPTG
- a CDS encoding nitronate monooxygenase, whose translation is MDILDRLGLEHPLFQAGLGGGLSTADLAAAVSGAGALGTIGIRSPGRMLDELQRARQLAPGKPIAVNLLLPFTRRQHVAACIQGKAAVAVLFFGFDREIVRQFRASGIAVFHQVGTVAEARRALADGADGLIAQGREAGGHLLGVEPGHEFLRKALEVAEGKPVFLAGGIATAADVQAALRAGAAGAVAGTRFLLTDECRAHPAYKRRVLGATRTLETELFGLGWPARHRVVPNAATERWCAHDARGPWWARQVHQVSRLVGKLMPVDAGALTTPRQRLSLPLYGPTAPLIGHPESVLEVAPLYAGETAGSIHSVVPAAEAVRLLMSPA
- a CDS encoding radical SAM protein, yielding MDVNRRCNLRCQHCMYWKAKQGDPSTHISIERRNEIIQEFAGMNDKGAVVICGGESMLDPDRYFAVTSKCAESGLRCFSVINGTRLTTTEMADRMIEEGPTEITVSLNSHHPEVHDETRGVVGSFDKAVGALRLLLESRSRNGRGPKILAMAVICERNYRDLNAFYDFVLNDIGADKLKLNFLQPTFGPPTAWYQDRFFDQNVIRDEEELARIIRVCDEKYGLRINPVWLEQVKMYHRSIRKNGWIRLGWRRGKGTEEHICNSYERNIMVDLWGRTRLCFYPGFPAFQLVQPGDLRRFWESCDRLRQRMSRCNRYCAISHSVRKESATLKE
- a CDS encoding site-specific integrase; amino-acid sequence: MSIGCFYHRAHSNPKLLVHVGCRADPARVGLLLALTGCRRGEVLALRWEDVDLEGGVLRLPDAKAGARTVALGASAATLLAELPRNGKHVVHSAFSSDRPLSCSALEDAWDRIRTSAKIPDARLHDLRHTVGTYGGQAGLNAFMVRDLLGHKTLAMTGRYVQRDLIRCGPPQIKSQDGSPPR